The Aspergillus flavus chromosome 2, complete sequence region ATGTAGAAGTTGCCGGCAGTGTTGCGGAGAGCGTCATCCGCCTGGCGGAGAGCCTCGCGGTCCTGCGCGAACACAGCTCCGGTCAGACCGTACTCGCCGGTCTGGTCGATCTTCTCGCAGATCTTGGTGAAGTCGGCCTCCGTGGCGTCGTTGTAGGCGTGGACGACCAGGACAGGGCCGAAAAGCTCACGGGACAGGAGAGGGTGGTCAGGGTTGGAAGTGCGGTAGACGGTAGGCTGAATGTACCAGCCCTTGGAGGAGTCGTAGGTACCACCGGCCAGGAGCTCGAGCTCAGGGTCGTTCTTGGCCTCGTCGATCACCTTCGCCAGCTTGTTGAAAGAAGCCTCGTGGATGACAGGACCGCAGAAGTTGGTGAAATCGGTCGGCTCACCGACCTTGAGGTTCTTGGTCTCGGTGGCAACCTGCTCCAGGAACTCATCGGCGACGGAAGCGGCGACGTATGCGCGGGAGGTCGCACTGCACTTCTGTCCCTGGAACTCGAAGGCGCCACGGACGGTTTGGACGGCCGCATTGCGAATATCGGCCGACTTGTGAATGAGATGGAAGTTCTTTCCGCCGGTTTCACCGACAATGCGAGGGTAGCTGCGGTACTTGCCCTCAGCAACACGGTTGGCAATCTGGCCGTAGAGGCTACGGAACACGCTGGTGCTGCCAGTGAAGTGAAGAGCAGCAAACTCGGGGTGGTTGAGGACGGTGTTGGTAACCTCCTCAGCGTCACCAGGGACGAACTGGATGACATTCTTGGGGAGACCAGCCTCCAGGAGGATCTCGTGAACGAGCCAGTTGGACGCAATGGCGGAAGGAGAGGGCTTCCAGACAACAACGTTACCCATCAGAGCAGGGGCACCAGCCAAGTTACCACCAATGGCAGTGAAGTTGAAAGGACTGATAGCATAGACGAATCCCTCCAGGGCACGGTACTCGACGCGGCTGGTTCCTGTTAGTCACTGTAAAGAAACTCTGCAGGTAAGATACTCACTTCCAAACGCCGGGAGAGTTGTGAACAGGCTGCTGAGCGTACAGGTCCTCAGCGTACTTGACACCGAAACGGAAGAAGTCGCACAGCTCGGCGGCGGAGTCAATTTCGGCCTGCCAGGCGTTCTTGCCCTGACCGTGCATGGTCAAGGCCATGATATCGTAGCGGTACTTGGTGGAAATCAAGTCGGCCGCCTTGAGGAAGATGCTGGCACGTTCAGCAAACGAAGTGGAAGCCCAAGACTCGCGGGCCTTAAGAGCGGCGTCGATGGCGGCCTGGACATCCGAGGCGGTGGCATGAGAGTATGTGGCCAAAGGAGCATGGGTAGCGGGGTTGGCTTGTGTGAAGGTTTCAGAGCTCTTGATCTGTGATGTTTGTAAGCGCTGATTCTGTGAAGTGCTTTCTAGGTGCTCAACTAACCTCCTTTCCAGCAATCACTAAGGGAACAGTGAGGGGAGCGCTTTGCTTGTGCTTCGCCAGGGCTTCCTCGAGACCCTTGCGATCGGGAGAACCAGGGGCATAGTGTTTCTATCTGATATCAGTATCGCGAGACAAGCAATCATAAGGGCACAAAGTCGAAGCTCACGTTGGGTTCGTTGTCAATACGGGGAACCTTGAAGGTGGCGTAGGATCCCATCGCCCGGATGCTGGAGCGGGCAAAAGAGGACTTGGCCAATGGAAGGCCCCTAGCACGAAGAAGCAATGAAGACTGCATTGTGATGGTACTCTTCTACTCAATCTCCCGTCCTGATCTATAGGATTGATGAGCTCAAAAAAGAAGCGTAGAGATTGAAgctgaggagaaggagaagaggagaaaagtaCTGCGGGGAAGCTCTCGGATTTAGTAGCGGTGTTAGTCAGCTATTTTAACCGGCAATtacctttttctctttctttttttttatttcttaattagaattaattttctctCTGCTTAATACAATATTGTCCGTACCGGTACACGGGCAGGTTGCGCATCCTCCAGCATTCCCACGAGTACTGATACGGTCCGGTACACATTCCGGGTGGGACGAAACCAACCGGCCCGGCATTGCATTTCTCTTATGTAGGATGGGCAAAATGTACATAATACTTCCTATATTCGGTGTGTTATTACTACTGTGTTGATTGTGTATATGACATTTTTATTATGATAATTTACTACCATCTATATTGCTACACAAGAAGGATTTCAGATTGTTTTGCGTCTTCGGCATTGACGGGATCTTTTTCTTACTGTCAtgttttttcttccccgcattttAGGGTTGTCTATGACGTAGTTTGGTACTTCCATTGCTCACGTGGGCAATGGACCCTTGTATTCAGTACATCGAAGTAAATGTTACATACCATTTCTCAATCACGGCCAGATATGGAATTAACCAAGCAGGGAGTAGAAATTCGAAGAATGAAAGATTAGAATAATAGTTCTGTGATACAATTCACGTCCAATCATGACCAGAATTATCACTTGTGACGTGTTGGTTGAGATGTATTCAGGAATGCACAGACACAAGTACATCATGACAACACAGCATTCTTGGACAGACTGCCAAGCCTCCGTGTGTTCCAGTACATACTAAggaaatttaataataaataaatataaaattactaatgGAAGAGAGTGACactagaaaatagaaaaataagattGTACACAAGTCACAAGAGTTATGATGACAGTTAAAAACAACGTAACACGTAGAGATCTTCTACATTCATCAGCTGCAGAGTCCATATTTATATCTAAGCCACGTGGCGTTGAGACTAGCGTAAGCTGCATGGTCAAATCGATCCACTAGTCCCCTGAAGATAAACTCATTGTCCTACGAGCCGCCGACGCAAGAATCAGAAGGTAAAGAACCTATCACAGGAAGCCCGTCCCCATGATGCAGAGCTTAGAGATCACTTGACTCGGACCAGACAATATACTGACGAGCAAACACACAACCCCATGCTATTTACTGCCTCAGTCATTTGTATAGATCGAGGTTGTTTGAGATATCCCAACTATGCCCATAGTAGAAGCAATAAGGCACCTGGACAGCGTGACCATTGCCCAGTTGGCCTAATCGTTATCGCCAATCACTTTTAGCACCATACTATATTACATATGGAAATTAGGTTGGACCTTCCAGAAGGTCGTTGCCACTGGCGCAGGAACATTTCCAGGCGACTTAGTTGGTAACCTTTGTGGGGAATCTGATAACCTTACTACCCCAGGTTTACAGCTTATCCGCTGC contains the following coding sequences:
- a CDS encoding delta-1-pyrroline-5-carboxylate dehydrogenase PrnC (unnamed protein product); translated protein: MQSSLLLRARGLPLAKSSFARSSIRAMGSYATFKVPRIDNEPNKHYAPGSPDRKGLEEALAKHKQSAPLTVPLVIAGKEIKSSETFTQANPATHAPLATYSHATASDVQAAIDAALKARESWASTSFAERASIFLKAADLISTKYRYDIMALTMHGQGKNAWQAEIDSAAELCDFFRFGVKYAEDLYAQQPVHNSPGVWNRVEYRALEGFVYAISPFNFTAIGGNLAGAPALMGNVVVWKPSPSAIASNWLVHEILLEAGLPKNVIQFVPGDAEEVTNTVLNHPEFAALHFTGSTSVFRSLYGQIANRVAEGKYRSYPRIVGETGGKNFHLIHKSADIRNAAVQTVRGAFEFQGQKCSATSRAYVAASVADEFLEQVATETKNLKVGEPTDFTNFCGPVIHEASFNKLAKVIDEAKNDPELELLAGGTYDSSKGWYIQPTVYRTSNPDHPLLSRELFGPVLVVHAYNDATEADFTKICEKIDQTGEYGLTGAVFAQDREALRQADDALRNTAGNFYINCKSTGAVVGQQPFGGARASGTNDKAGSGNLLSRFVSLRSMKEEFVPTYNVAYPSNA